GAACACGCTCAAAGAAAGCGGCAGAAGGAAAGGCAAAGCACGGTGCCAGCGCGGCTGCGCCAGTTCCAGAGAAAAGAAGGCATGGCACGGACGGAAGCGCACAGCGCCGGCGATCCCCGGCATCCATCCATCTGGTAGCTTCTTAGGGGAGGCAACAAAAAGTCCTGTGCCCTTCGCGCTCTTTGTtttagggcgcgtttagttctcaaaaattttcacctcgaaatttATGCCTCTCCTTTTGGGCacgtgtatggagtactaaatatacttaaacaacaaaactaattgcatagtttggatgtacacggcgagatgaatcttttgaggctaattagtgcatgattagccataagtgctacaataACCCCccttgtgctaatgatgcggtgaaaggcctcaaaaaattcgtctcgcggtttccagatgagttctgaaattagttttttaattagtgtccgaaaaattcTCTCAACATCTAATTAAACTGTTGATTTGACAACCAAAAATTTTttatttggaaactaaacgcgtCAGTCCCTCTCCTCGAACCTCAGCTCGTCTCGCAATCTCGTTTTCCCGGCCCTGCTGACTAACCGGTCAAAGTTTGACTGGAACCAGTACAAAAAGCTCTGACCTCTCGTCTTTTAGCTCCGAACAGGAACAGCACGGACAGCTGAAACGTAACGCGCGCTCGCTCGAGCATGGCCATGCATCACAAGGGAACGCCACACAAAGAAAGCAAGCTGCTCACCTGCGCGCCCGTGCGAACGCGTCATCTGTTACCTCTGCGTTCACACGTGTGGCATGCCGCGTACTCCACACGGCGACGGTTTGGGCGGTTCTAGTACGAGCGAACTGACCGGTGCCTATCGAATCCCACGCCACGCGCACGCCACGCGCAGTGGGCCACCCCGAACGAACCCTCCCccggccccacacgtcagtctCCCATCGAAACCCCCGCCACCTTTCTTTCCCCCAAAGCCCATCCGGCCAATCCGGGCATCGCCACTCGCCAGCCACCGCCACACCACCCCACCCCTgcactccaccaccaccgccgccgcccaaaccgccgccgccgcactcccgccgcgcgccatggcggTGAGCAACAACATCACGGCGTGCGTGACGCTGCTGGCGCTGATCTGCGCGGGGCCGGTGATCGCGTCGGGGGTCTGGTTCGCCTCCGCGCAGGGGGACGAGTGCGCGCGCCTGGCGCGCTGGCCCGTCGCCATCCTCGGCGGGCTGCTCCTCCTCTCCGCCCTGGCGGGCTTCGTCGGCGCCTACTGGaaccgccgcggcctcctcgccTTCTACCTCTTCGCCATGGCCGCGCTCATCGTGCTCCTCATCGCGCTCCTCGTCTTCGCCTTCGCCGTCACCCGGGGCTCCGGCGCCTACCCCGTCCTCGGCCGCGCCTACGACGACTACCGCCTCGACGGATTCTCCATGTGGCTCCGCGGATACGTCTCCGACGACCCCGCCCGGTGGGAGAAGATCAAGGCCTGCCTCGCCGTCTCCGACACCTGCAAGAAGCTCCAGCGCCAGGCCGCTTTCGTCAACGCCGAGCAGTTCTACCAGTCACGCCTCTCCCCGCTCCAGGTGACGATTCATCAGCTCACTGCCTCACTACTCCTGTCATCCTGATTCCTGCGCGCGCACACATTATTTTTTCACCTCCTCATCAGACATCAATCACTGTTGATTGAGCTCATCATGAGATTTCATTACCGCAATATTTTTTCTTAACATAACTCTTTTTAAAATGTAGTAAAAGGTTACACAAAGCTGTGATTGTGAACTAGTAGTAGTAATAGGATGGctcaaatgcaaaaaaaaaaatgtcagCATTTGATGGAGTTGCTACTTTGAGCATGCACATTGGTAGGTACAGTAGCTTGGCCCATTGGTAGGcctaagaaaaaaagaaaggaatgaTTTCTATGCTTCAGGATCCATCAATCAATCTGGACCCATCTAGAGATGCTAGATGGTAGCACTACTAGAACCTGATGATAGGAGGAATCAGATGACAAGCTTTGTGACGGGGCTTAGGAAAAGGATGCGGTTAATCATCGGCATCTTTACAGTGGCTGCGGCGTGGGCCTGCTCACCTTTCGCCAGCGCGCTAATGCCAAATGGTCTAAAGGGGCATCCATGTGTAGGTCCAAATAATTAAGCCTTTTTCTGGAACGAATCGGAAACTGATGTAGACCGGGAACATAATTTCGTGGGCAGCGATTACTTGGTCGGGAAAAAGAACTCTTTTGTGCAATTGACAGCACAGGGTTTTTTGAAACTATACTAGCTTtaatcagtttttttttaaaaaaaagtacaTTAACATCTGCAGTACCatatttcatgatattaaactGGCTGCTATAAATGTTTGATCTTTCTATAATCTTCATCAGAGTTAGAAATGTTTGATTTGTGACAAAGCTAGCTAGAGTGAAACTGTACTACTTTAGAGCGGAGGTGAGTACTAGAGTATTCTCCGAGATGCGTACAAGTGTAACTCTGATAGTGTAATAATAGGAACATGGTCAGAGACAAGGGTCATGGGACGGTGCCTGGGGGACTGAGATTTATACTCTTCTTGATTGCGGATCTCCGTGCTGGTGATAGCAATTTCTACTAGTGTGTGTTTCCATCGGCATCACCTCGTTCTGGGGCCAAGAACACTTGACACCCTGTTGGTTCTTGGATTGGAGCGAGTGTAGCCTACGCTAATGCCTCTGGGCGGGTACAATGATAGTATTCATCTCGATCGGTgtccgcatccgcgcagagttATGTCTGTCCTCCGCGTGCCCGCGCattccgggggggggggggggggggggggtggtggTCTCGTTCACCCATCTCCAGGAACCACCTGCTTGGCTCGATCTCTGAACACTGATGCAACCAAGAAGAAACTGAAAGGAGAAAATCGAGATGATCTGATCTAAAAATGACCAAAGGTTTCCAGCTGCCATTTTTTCTTACAATACTCGAGTAATGGTTTAGCTGACTGGTGACCAAGGTCGTAGCTTCAGTCATCTGTCCTGACGCTGCATGTGCAGTTTTCAGAGTGGACGATGTTCAGAGTACATGTGTTAGCTGATGAAACAATCAGATGTTCactgattgtttttttttcctttccttgcAATACCTGACGCTGCTGCTTGATGTGCAGTCGGGCTGCTGCAAGCCGCCGTCGGTGTGCGGGTACACGTACGTGAGCCCGACGGAGTGGACGAgcccggcgcggccggcggcggacccGGACTGCGCGCTGTGGAGCAACCACCCCGGCGAGCTCTGCTACGAGTGCGAGTCCTGCAAGGCCGGCCTCCTGGAGGCGCTCCGCGACCAGTGGCACAAGGCCAACATCGCGCTCGTCGTCGCCACCGTCTGCCTCGTCTTCCTCTACCTCATCGGGTGCAGCGCCTACAAGAacgcccaggccgccgccttCTTCCGCCACTACAAGTAATAACTGATCAGTCcgtgacgacgacgatgagctGGCTGGCCGGCCGCAGCGGCGGGATGCCGGTCGCCGGCGTGGCGTCGCCGTCAGGTTGGTTCAGCAAGCTACGTGTGGGCTGTGTTGTGGACAAGTAGTTGTGATTGATGTGCTTTCTTCAGACTCTTCTTGCTTTGTGGTGTTTGGTAGCAGTAGACGTGTAAGATGTGTAACAATGTAAGGTAGTGGAGATGTAAGATTGATGAGAGTCGATGTTTTTTAGTTTTCTGCCATCGATTATCAGCAATGGTGCTAGATCAGTGACCAAGTGAGATGTACTATATGGATCATGGGATGGCTGGTCGGTTCAGATTCGTCGCTTCTGGCGTGCTGTCGGGTCGGGGCAGTCAGATTTGCTGTTATGTTAGGCTCAAGTCAGATTTTGTTTCCCCGGTTGTGAAAGAGGATAGCCAGCGAATCAGCGAGACCTGTCGGCACGTTCCTCCATTTCATCTTTGTTTTTTCCCCCTTCCAGCTAAGCGCACTGTTCTTGGCCTCTTGCGCCATCGGATGCCACTCTGCGCTAGCGTCCCGACATCGACAAGGCCTCTGCTAGCGTCCAGATCCTCGAGATCAACCGAAGAAATACATTCTGTTCGGGTGGACGTGGCCGGTGGCCGATGTCGATTTTGTTCcgagaaaaaaatactactgATTGATTGTGGCTGATGCTAGTTTGGTGTgtgagaaaaatattattagttTACTATATGTCATCAGCTATTTTCTTCCATGTTACTTTTATCTGCATAAGAATCGAGCGACATGCATGGCCAATCAGTCCATCGCATCTTCAGGTTATTGGCTTATTGCAAAGCAGCAGCATAGACAATGACTTGTATAGTATTACTGACTCTCATACTCTATCGATTGCTTCAGTAGAACAGCACAGCACAGATTGCTGCATCCAGCAGTGCCTCAGGCAATCAAATCATCAGCATCATCAACACCACCAGCCTGCCTAGCTACTTCCCTTGCTCCGGCGCGTGCTTGGGCTCAAACTCGGAGCCGTCGGCGGCGGAGACGACGCCTGGGGGATGGCACTTGCTGAAGACCCGGTAGGCGGAGGCGAGGGAGAGCGCGACGAAgcaggcgagcgcggcggcgtgcagcgcGAGGGACACGGTGGCCCTGCCGCAGAACCGGCCGAAGTAGGAGCACGCCTCGCCCCACGACACGTCCCGGTCGCCGCGGCGAGCCAGCTGcagcacctccgccgccgccgcggccgacgtCACCAGCAGGTACGCCGACGCCTGCATGCATGTCCCGGCCGGGCAACGTCGTCAGCGCCgagtcttttcttcttcttttttgaaaataaaaatcgGCAACGGTTTGGAGGAGCAAGAATAACGTCGTGTGATTCTCTCAACGGATGATAATTTCACAGCAAAAAAAGGATCAATTGTGTGTTGCTTGTGTCCATCGGAAAACACTTGTGGTATGGTACCTGTTCTGAACTTTTTTCAGTTTTCAACTTTGCTCTGTTCTGTACTCGCATGACCCTATATATCCTATTCCTAATTCCTatctgccgccgctgctgctactACTCCTGACCAGTTTCTCGATGATCCATTGTCACCTCACGAACGGACTGAACAGCAACTACATAAGATTGCACGCGAAGTAGCCAatctaaaatcggaaaatacaGAGAATTCAGATGCTTAGTCAGACTCGGACCTGATCCAGGACGAGAATCAGCCAGTCATGCCGCGGGAAGGACTTGAAGGGCGACAGCAAGATGGAGGCCACCGCGTAGGTAGCCGTGACGGCGTTGATGCCAACCAAATAGCTGAGAAAAAGAACTGAATTTTGTTAGCATCAAGACCGTGATTGATGAATAATCCTAATTTTGGTCAGAAACTCCAAATGGTATCGCTGCAGAACAGTGAAGGAAAATCAAACGAGGGGGGACGGATTGTAACACGATTAAGTAAAGAGCCCAGCTAAGAACTCAATTCACTGACGAAAGTTGATCTTTTGGTGCTAATAAGCTCTCATACATACTCGCTGATTCAGCCaaattctacccaaacctaacaTGTACGCCGAAGAGAATCGAACGAATTTTAATTTGCAGGCAGCATCGAGAAACTTACGTGAAGCCGGAGAGGTCGGAGAAGCTGACCTCCCCGTAGGTGTCGTCGGCCTGCCGGTTGGTGGCCATCTCCCAGAGCGAGGCCACGGCTAGCGGCACCGCGCACAGCCGCAGAGCCAGCTCGGGGAGTCCCATGGCCGCCATGGCCTTTCCTCTCCTCGCTCGCCCTGCTGCTTCACTTCAGTTCAGCGCTTGGCTGAGTGAGTGTCTGAGTGGAGGAGCTAGGACCCTCACCGCCACCGCCTAatacttttttttcctttttcttaatTGGTGCGCGCGTGAAGCAAGGGGACGAACGGCGAAGACGACGCCGTGGACTCCGGCGAGCTAGCGGCCAAGGCGTGGAGAGCGAGCTGGGGCGCTGTTTGGTTTAGGTTAGTACAAGTAgcataaaaattttgaccaataattaaggGTAATAAATAaagttaatttacaaaactaactccacagtcgtgttctacttcgcgagacgaatctaatgaggtctttgaccgcacgattcgaggatggtcactgtagcatcactgtagacaatcatcgattaattactatcattagattcgtcgtgaaaaattacacccatccgtgaaaaggttttacaaataaactttatttagtactccatgtattgaagattcttttctcgggaaATGTGTGCTAGTAGTACTAGCAGTAAACCAAACAGGGCGTGGCTATATAGCAACATCGCCGTGTGTGTGTAGCGTGTTGTGGGGTGGTTGGCGAGATATAAGAATAATAAAGATAATAAAAAGGCAGTTTTGGTTTCGGCCCATTTCGGTAGCGGGGGAGCCCGGctgcctttttctttttcttgctgcGAGGAGTGCGAGCTATGATGAGGAGAGGACGGCGAGGACGCCGGCCGCGGCGTGCGCGTGAACGGGGCGGTGGAGCTGCGAGCTGTCGAGTGTCGAGGGATGGGGTTGCCACGTGGCGGCAGCTGCGGCGAGCACGCGCGTGCTCACTcacccgccgccgagccgcccgctCCAAGTGCCGCCGTGGACATGTGAAAGCTTGCACACCGGGCGGCCGGAAAAGGGACGGCGCCGTCCTCCCGCCGCACGCGGGATGCACGAGCATGGCCGCGCCGTCGTGGGAAGTGGAAATCGGCACCACGACCGGCAGCCACCGTGTAACATCCTAGAATAATTAGGTTTATTATAATATCATACACATCATCAAATAATTTCAAAAAAGAGTTATCCGATTAAATTCGGAGTTTTCGGATTTATACTCGGAGTTTCCGGGTTTAGCAGGACATGTGCGTGTCAAAAGCGCAGAATTTGAACACCATGTACCCCACTTGGGCCCACGCGAACACAACAACAGTTATGAATGAACATGCAAAACCAAGTAGGGAATGTTCTCTCTCTAGTCAATCTGTCCCATCAATAAACATTACAAGGGatatttataggtggcgttacGCCTCCAGTGTACAATTATCCTTTTACACCCTTACAACGGTCATATTCTCGGAATATTCCTAGACGCACACATAATTTGCCCGTTACAATATAAGTGCGCTATAGCTCAGCAGCGGGCCCGCAACCCTAGGCAGTCCTCTTCGTCCTGAGCGACAAAGATCATGGGTCCGCTGCTTACTCCTCACCACGGTACTGTGTCGCCCGGTCCTCGCCCGTCTTCGCCTTCCGACACGAAGACGGGCGAAGATGGGCATCTTCTCCACTCGCTCCCTTTCGTTGACTTCAGTGTTCCTGACGTCTTGTCTTCGCGCACCTTCAGCGACCGGACCGAATGTTGTGTctccaacagtagcccctcggagcCTCGGTCCGATCTTCGAGAGGTGCGTGGCTTCGAGTCCGTGGGCGCCCTCGGCGtcccgaagcgccacccttcgggtTGGGCGCCGCGATGGTAGCCAGCGAAGCACAGTCCGTGCCCACCTGCAAAAAAGTTGTACTCCCGTCGAGGAAGCAAAAATTTTCATATTTAAACCGTTAGTTCGCGCCCAAATTATCAGATTCACCTTTTGGCAGGAATTCTTGCGCTGGTTCGAAGACTTGAAAGGACAAAGTTACCCCTCGGTCTCTTAATGTTAGACGTGTAGCGCGGGGCGCGGGTGTCTTTCCACCTCGCGGCGCCGACGGTGTTGGGTTTCTCGCGGTCGCCACTCTTTAAATAGCGGCACCACGAGCTGTGTGCATTACCTCTCGTCGCATTTTGCTTTGCAGCCTCCTTGCTTCTCCTTTCGCGAATATTCTTTCTAGGCTCGCTCTTCTTCAAACTCCTTTTGTGCAACACTTCAAGAGTGGCGACTTCGGAATAGTCTGCATCTTCGGAGATGGCTCCGAAGAAGGATTCATTGAAGGGGCCGACGACAACTGAACTTGGCATGTCGAGGATGACGCCGTCCCTCCTCGACGACCTGGCTCGCCGAGGCTTCGTCTCTACGGACGATGTCCGCCCACCTCCGACGGGTGAGACCATCGCTCATCCCCGCACCGATGAGGTGGTCATTTTCCGCGATTTGTTCACCGTTGGCCTTCGGATGCCCCTCGACCCCGTGGTGGTGGACATCTTTCGCTTATTCAAGGTGTACTTGCATCAAATGACTCCTACCTCGATTGTGCGACTGAATCTGTACATGTGGTTGGCGAAGACCTGCCGCTTGTCTCCGAGCGCCGAAGGCTTTGCTCGTGTATTCAGAGTACATTACCAACCGAAGAAGATTTCTGTACAATCGACGGGAGGTGCGGAGATATCGGCCATTCCTCAGTATGGCTGCTATACCTTCGCCTTCCACAAGAACTTGCCATGTCCGATCACTGCAAGCAAGAACAATTGGGCCAATGATTGGTCGTCCCACTGGTTCTATCACAAAATGGCATTGGATCCAGAGACGAAGACCCATCCCCTTGTCATCGACCACATCCCCGCTCTTGGCGAAGTGCCGAAGGTCACTTCCCACGCCCGAGCCGAAGACGAGGCTCGGTACGCACTGCTCCGGAAGCTGTCAAAGACCTTCAGCACCCGGGATCTCATCGAGGAGTTTGTCGCGTGCAGCTGCTACCCTGTCAGGGCCGGCTGGACGATCTCCAGCTGGTTGACTGAAGACCGCTGGATAGAGGGTATTCCAGTACCTGATTTTGTGTCCATCTTCAGCCTTCGGGCCGATCGTGAGTTTTCGTTCCTCGTTTGCTTTTCTGCAGAAGTTAACGCCCCTTTTGTTGCTTACGTCTTGTGCTTCTTCGACCTTGCAGGAGTTGACCCTGTTGTGATTGAGAGCCGGGCCGACGAAATGGTCGGACCGGTCTTGAAGGACGAGTACAAAGCTTTGGTGAGTCACTTCAGCGGAGTTCGACAGAACCGGGTGTTCCACGCTTTGGGCCTCTCCGCACCTCGGCGGGCGGCCAAGGTGAAGCTCGCCGAAGGCCAGGGCGCCGTCCCCATGAGTGCCTTGGAGAAGGCGAAGAGGAAGCGGGCGTCTTCGACGGCGGCACCAAAGAAGAAAAGTTGGATCCTGGATGAGATCTTGCAACAGTCTCCTCTGCGGAGCAAGGGTGACTCCGAAGATGGCCTGAGCGGAGACAGTAACCATCCCTCCACCGAAGCGCCTCCCTTCGCTGCGGAGAAGGTGTCACCACTGAAGGCGGTCCCCCAAGCCCGGACCTTGAATTCAGG
This window of the Panicum virgatum strain AP13 chromosome 1K, P.virgatum_v5, whole genome shotgun sequence genome carries:
- the LOC120693003 gene encoding CASP-like protein 2D1, whose protein sequence is MAAMGLPELALRLCAVPLAVASLWEMATNRQADDTYGEVSFSDLSGFTYLVGINAVTATYAVASILLSPFKSFPRHDWLILVLDQASAYLLVTSAAAAAEVLQLARRGDRDVSWGEACSYFGRFCGRATVSLALHAAALACFVALSLASAYRVFSKCHPPGVVSAADGSEFEPKHAPEQGK
- the LOC120692918 gene encoding tetraspanin-2-like, whose amino-acid sequence is MAVSNNITACVTLLALICAGPVIASGVWFASAQGDECARLARWPVAILGGLLLLSALAGFVGAYWNRRGLLAFYLFAMAALIVLLIALLVFAFAVTRGSGAYPVLGRAYDDYRLDGFSMWLRGYVSDDPARWEKIKACLAVSDTCKKLQRQAAFVNAEQFYQSRLSPLQSGCCKPPSVCGYTYVSPTEWTSPARPAADPDCALWSNHPGELCYECESCKAGLLEALRDQWHKANIALVVATVCLVFLYLIGCSAYKNAQAAAFFRHYK